A region from the uncultured Draconibacterium sp. genome encodes:
- a CDS encoding mucoidy inhibitor MuiA family protein, with protein sequence MKTINILLLSLIFSNVFSQEVLEKEVKTEVDEVTVFLDGAQVVRKKTVDLTKGKSIIKFVNLSPFIDAKSVQVKAEGELTVLSVNHQQNYLDKMEKSAELTDLEKRLETIEDKIKLESTYLSIIKDELSFLQENRDIGGKNEQISVVNLQQASDFYSNKLTALKLKEIERNKTLKTLNEQKNDLKNQIKTLTSKKEYPTGEILVKVDARNANKFSLELTYLVGNAGWFPSYDIRAKNINEPVQLIYKANVKQDTKVDWSNVKLKFSSADPNVSGVAPELQTYFLNYNTLPPTYKLTTNSVRGKVVDSNGEPLPGANVVVEGTTIGTVTDLDGNYSITIPNNSSQLTYSFIGFNSKTLPISNSVMNIALEEDLMQLEEVVVVGYGSRKKVSDALQGRVAGVNVDNSIKIRGTSSLAIPTAQVENQTTVDFEINTPYSIKSDNKNYTVDMEFYELPAFYQYYSVPKVDKDAFLIANIIDWEKYNLLEGEANVFFEETYVGKTLMDVRYASDTLEISLGRDKKVNVNREKIKDFTDKQFIGNKKEETRAWKTTVKNNKNQAINMIILDQVPVSTIEEIEVNVQNISGAKQNSETGEIKWEFELKPNDKKEFDLKYTVKYPKYRNLIVE encoded by the coding sequence ATGAAAACAATAAACATTTTACTTTTAAGTCTGATTTTCAGCAATGTATTCTCACAAGAGGTTTTAGAAAAAGAAGTTAAAACCGAAGTAGATGAAGTAACTGTTTTCCTTGATGGAGCACAAGTCGTTCGAAAAAAAACAGTTGATTTGACAAAAGGCAAGTCGATTATCAAATTTGTTAATTTATCCCCTTTCATTGATGCCAAAAGTGTTCAAGTAAAAGCCGAGGGAGAATTGACTGTATTATCCGTAAATCATCAGCAAAACTATTTGGATAAAATGGAAAAATCAGCTGAATTGACTGATTTAGAAAAACGGCTTGAAACAATTGAGGATAAAATTAAATTAGAAAGCACCTATTTATCTATCATCAAGGATGAACTTTCATTTTTACAGGAGAACCGAGATATAGGTGGCAAAAATGAACAGATTAGTGTTGTAAATCTTCAGCAAGCATCTGATTTTTATAGCAATAAACTGACTGCTTTAAAATTGAAAGAAATCGAGAGAAACAAAACCCTCAAGACTTTAAATGAACAAAAAAATGATTTGAAAAATCAAATTAAAACATTGACAAGTAAGAAAGAATATCCAACAGGAGAGATTTTAGTTAAGGTGGATGCGAGAAATGCAAATAAGTTTTCATTGGAATTAACATATTTAGTAGGAAATGCAGGTTGGTTTCCTTCATATGACATTCGAGCCAAAAATATAAATGAACCTGTTCAACTGATTTATAAAGCAAATGTTAAACAAGATACAAAAGTTGATTGGTCGAATGTAAAACTAAAATTTTCTTCTGCTGACCCAAATGTGTCAGGAGTAGCACCTGAATTACAAACATATTTTTTAAATTATAACACTTTACCACCAACGTATAAACTGACAACAAATAGCGTCCGAGGAAAAGTAGTTGATAGCAATGGAGAACCTTTACCAGGAGCAAATGTAGTTGTTGAAGGGACAACAATAGGCACAGTAACCGATTTAGATGGAAATTATTCAATAACAATTCCTAACAATTCAAGTCAATTAACATATTCTTTCATTGGTTTTAATTCAAAGACCTTACCAATTTCGAACTCTGTGATGAATATTGCACTCGAAGAGGATTTGATGCAATTAGAAGAGGTCGTGGTAGTTGGCTATGGTTCAAGGAAAAAAGTTTCCGATGCCTTACAAGGTCGAGTAGCAGGTGTTAACGTAGACAATTCTATTAAAATTAGAGGCACAAGTAGTTTAGCAATACCAACAGCACAGGTTGAGAATCAAACGACGGTTGATTTTGAAATCAATACACCTTACTCGATTAAGTCTGATAATAAAAATTACACGGTTGATATGGAATTCTATGAATTACCTGCATTTTATCAATACTATAGTGTACCAAAAGTTGACAAAGATGCTTTCTTGATTGCAAACATTATTGATTGGGAAAAATACAATTTATTGGAAGGTGAAGCCAATGTTTTCTTCGAGGAAACATATGTAGGAAAAACACTTATGGATGTTCGGTATGCATCTGACACATTAGAAATATCATTAGGTCGTGATAAAAAGGTAAATGTAAATCGAGAAAAAATAAAGGATTTTACTGATAAGCAATTTATTGGAAACAAAAAAGAAGAAACACGTGCGTGGAAAACAACAGTTAAAAACAATAAAAACCAAGCGATTAATATGATTATCCTTGACCAAGTACCTGTTTCGACAATTGAGGAAATCGAAGTTAATGTTCAGAATATTTCTGGAGCAAAACAAAACTCAGAGACTGGGGAAATTAAATGGGAGTTTGAATTAAAACCCAATGATAAAAAGGAATTTGATTTAAAATACACAGTGAAATACCCAAAATATAGAAATTTGATAGTGGAATAA
- a CDS encoding Hsp70 family protein, whose amino-acid sequence MDNAINFGIDLGTTNSAITKFIKGDVIVFNNPLDFGRSTLPSVVYYKKDKIIVGNKAKEYLERDPKNVVGLFKRKMGTAESFKIKSLHESKTPIELSAQVLKELKTFVNTGDNLDSVVITIPASFDSIQSNATKEAGLQAGFKQVVLLQEPIAASLAYANMKKSNDLKDGHWLVYDLGGGTFDVALVRIKDGEMKVIDHEGDNFLGGSDFDRLMVEKLIIPKISQEYSFTDLENQMKSASGKYNTKYYSLLHQTEEAKIRLSAVSSAEVIVERMEDEEGNEVDMEITITRSELNNLIKSSIDETTEMIKMILTRNSMTAKDIQFNLMVGGSTYIPYIRQRVEEVLQIPVNCEIDPTTAIAVGAAYFAATKQKVLSTTPEEKQKTSISIKTSYNKASKEKDELFAARIKGNTDGLFYKIVRQDGGYDSGLKKLSERINEDLPLVENTFNFFTLTVYDSENNVIETDIETIGINSGFGISGQPLPEDICLEVDDYDNPGQTRLALIFQRNSVLPTKRTLTFPINKTILKGNELDKIWINVYEGPQTSLPEANKLIGVISITGKQISRDIAKGSDLEVTILMSESRDLTVAAYLNMSDQEFKNVFNPKARDTNIGLLKEQIIDLSSRLDVEIETATEKEDYETASLLTKVKKDMEYVSVEAENLADDDVTDKRYQLEDKKRKIAQEIDSATKDKRLQNAIETYHKSKSECDSLIENSGNDHERKIFNDIISQESAFMATKSPVKIQEKTDELQSIMGQIRWRTPSFLKGIFNWLKQEQSKMNDQAQAKSLIESGNIAIDSQNWDRLKEINFGLLDLLPKGSKETIPTKIGFGL is encoded by the coding sequence ATGGATAATGCAATTAACTTTGGAATAGACCTCGGAACAACAAATTCAGCAATAACAAAATTTATAAAAGGCGATGTTATTGTTTTTAATAATCCCTTGGATTTTGGTCGCTCAACTTTGCCCTCTGTAGTTTACTATAAAAAAGATAAAATTATTGTTGGAAACAAAGCCAAAGAATATCTTGAAAGAGACCCAAAAAACGTAGTTGGTCTTTTTAAAAGAAAAATGGGAACTGCTGAAAGTTTCAAAATAAAATCTTTACATGAATCAAAAACGCCAATCGAACTTTCAGCGCAAGTTTTAAAAGAACTAAAAACGTTTGTCAATACTGGTGATAATTTAGATTCAGTTGTTATTACAATTCCAGCTTCATTTGATTCAATTCAATCAAATGCAACAAAAGAAGCAGGCTTGCAAGCAGGTTTTAAACAAGTTGTTTTGCTGCAAGAACCAATTGCTGCGAGTTTAGCCTATGCGAACATGAAAAAATCTAATGATTTAAAAGATGGTCACTGGCTTGTTTATGATTTAGGTGGTGGAACTTTCGATGTTGCTTTAGTTCGGATAAAAGATGGTGAAATGAAAGTAATCGACCATGAAGGAGACAATTTTTTGGGTGGCTCCGATTTTGATAGATTAATGGTTGAGAAATTAATAATTCCCAAAATCTCTCAGGAGTATTCATTTACAGATTTAGAAAATCAAATGAAAAGTGCTTCTGGAAAATACAACACAAAATATTATTCTCTTTTGCATCAAACTGAGGAAGCTAAAATTCGTCTTTCAGCAGTTTCTTCCGCAGAAGTTATTGTGGAAAGAATGGAAGATGAAGAAGGGAATGAGGTTGATATGGAAATTACAATTACAAGGTCTGAACTCAATAACCTTATAAAATCTTCGATTGATGAAACAACCGAAATGATTAAAATGATTCTTACCAGAAATTCAATGACTGCAAAAGATATTCAATTTAATCTAATGGTAGGTGGTTCCACATATATTCCATATATCAGACAACGAGTTGAGGAAGTTTTGCAAATTCCAGTTAATTGTGAGATTGACCCTACGACTGCAATTGCAGTTGGTGCTGCCTATTTTGCGGCAACCAAACAAAAGGTTTTATCTACAACACCAGAAGAAAAGCAGAAAACATCCATTTCAATCAAAACAAGCTATAATAAAGCATCTAAAGAAAAAGATGAACTTTTCGCAGCAAGAATAAAAGGAAATACAGACGGACTGTTTTATAAAATAGTTCGTCAAGATGGTGGCTATGACTCTGGGTTGAAGAAATTATCTGAAAGAATAAATGAAGATTTACCTTTGGTTGAAAATACTTTCAATTTTTTCACGCTTACTGTTTATGACAGTGAAAACAATGTAATTGAAACAGACATTGAAACTATCGGTATAAATAGCGGATTTGGAATAAGTGGTCAGCCACTTCCCGAAGATATTTGTTTAGAAGTTGACGATTATGATAATCCAGGGCAGACAAGATTAGCTCTTATTTTTCAAAGAAATTCTGTTCTCCCAACGAAGCGAACTTTGACCTTTCCAATTAACAAAACAATTTTAAAGGGAAATGAATTAGATAAAATATGGATTAACGTTTACGAAGGTCCTCAAACTTCATTACCTGAAGCTAATAAGTTAATCGGTGTAATTTCAATTACTGGAAAACAAATTTCGCGAGATATAGCAAAAGGTTCAGACCTTGAAGTAACCATCTTAATGTCAGAGAGTCGTGATTTAACAGTTGCAGCCTACTTGAATATGTCAGACCAAGAATTTAAAAATGTGTTTAATCCGAAAGCAAGAGATACAAATATTGGTCTTCTCAAAGAACAGATTATCGATTTATCTTCGAGATTAGATGTGGAAATTGAGACAGCAACCGAAAAAGAAGATTACGAAACAGCAAGTTTATTAACCAAAGTTAAAAAAGACATGGAATATGTTTCTGTTGAAGCAGAGAATTTGGCGGATGATGATGTAACAGATAAGCGTTACCAATTGGAAGATAAAAAAAGAAAAATTGCCCAAGAAATTGACAGCGCAACAAAAGATAAAAGATTACAAAATGCAATAGAAACTTATCATAAATCCAAAAGCGAATGCGATAGTCTAATTGAAAATTCAGGGAATGACCACGAAAGAAAAATATTTAACGATATTATTTCCCAAGAAAGTGCTTTTATGGCAACGAAAAGTCCTGTTAAAATCCAAGAAAAGACAGATGAGCTTCAAAGTATTATGGGGCAAATTCGCTGGCGAACACCGAGCTTTTTGAAAGGAATTTTTAATTGGCTAAAACAAGAACAAAGTAAAATGAATGACCAGGCTCAGGCTAAAAGCTTAATTGAATCTGGGAATATTGCTATTGATAGTCAAAATTGGGATAGACTAAAAGAAATTAACTTTGGATTACTTGACTTATTGCCAAAAGGTTCAAAAGAAACAATACCAACAAAAATTGGCTTTGGATTATGA
- a CDS encoding TerB family tellurite resistance protein, with product MKTIDFQNFLLKSAIAVMACDGVIQNEEIEEIKNMVSNEIYFMGYDFEKPFETNLNYIKSNGKVAINEYLTELSTLNLNDKQELRLIEVLIRTIESDNKIETNEIKFIQLVKSKLKISEETIIANFPRQMSYLIDSNNYGLENKFNEEIDFTDKN from the coding sequence ATGAAAACAATAGATTTTCAAAATTTTCTTCTAAAATCTGCTATTGCAGTAATGGCTTGTGATGGTGTGATTCAGAATGAAGAAATCGAAGAAATAAAAAATATGGTTTCAAATGAAATCTATTTTATGGGTTACGACTTCGAAAAACCATTTGAAACAAATTTGAATTACATAAAATCAAATGGGAAAGTTGCAATCAATGAGTATTTAACAGAACTAAGTACGTTGAATTTGAACGACAAACAAGAATTACGTTTAATTGAAGTATTAATCAGGACGATTGAATCAGACAATAAAATTGAAACTAATGAAATCAAATTCATTCAATTAGTAAAGTCAAAGCTCAAAATCTCAGAAGAAACGATAATTGCTAATTTTCCAAGACAAATGAGTTATCTGATTGATTCTAACAATTATGGTTTAGAGAACAAATTTAACGAGGAGATTGATTTTACGGACAAAAACTAA
- a CDS encoding agmatine deiminase family protein — translation MITDQETNFVYFSELFKQRFELEYSEITSILARHEIGFDCLPETKDIWCRDYMPIQISETEFIEYRFDPDYLQAKKYRKLKTYPDLVCDKIGLKTIKSDLIIDGGNVIKSKNGLILTDKIVPENTDFYSKSQLLNILKRTFKVDKITIIPWDKEDENEYFGHADGMVRFIDKNKVLINGYFKEYSEKFQNYFFGELKKSGLEFIEFKFDVKIPNEKLNWGYINFLQTKNVIIIPQFGIDEDEQAFAQFVKIFPEYAKKNRIEKVNATRIIEGGGVLNCMTWNIKKQKTFGNKM, via the coding sequence ATGATAACTGACCAAGAAACCAATTTTGTTTATTTTTCAGAACTTTTCAAACAACGGTTTGAACTTGAATATTCTGAAATAACTTCAATTCTTGCAAGACACGAAATTGGCTTCGATTGTTTACCTGAAACAAAAGATATTTGGTGTAGAGATTATATGCCAATTCAAATTTCAGAAACAGAATTTATAGAATACAGATTTGACCCAGATTATTTACAAGCGAAGAAATACCGAAAATTAAAAACGTATCCAGATTTAGTTTGTGATAAAATTGGGTTAAAAACAATAAAATCAGATTTAATAATTGACGGTGGAAACGTAATTAAATCAAAGAACGGTTTAATTCTAACCGATAAAATTGTACCCGAAAACACTGATTTTTACAGCAAAAGTCAACTCCTAAATATTCTCAAAAGAACTTTTAAAGTTGACAAAATCACTATAATTCCCTGGGACAAAGAAGATGAAAATGAATATTTCGGACACGCAGACGGAATGGTAAGATTTATTGATAAAAACAAAGTTTTAATAAATGGCTATTTCAAAGAGTACAGCGAAAAATTTCAAAATTATTTTTTCGGAGAATTAAAAAAATCAGGACTTGAATTTATCGAATTCAAATTCGATGTGAAAATTCCAAATGAAAAGTTGAATTGGGGTTACATCAATTTCTTGCAAACAAAAAATGTTATAATAATACCGCAGTTTGGAATTGACGAAGATGAACAAGCATTTGCACAGTTTGTAAAAATCTTTCCAGAGTACGCGAAGAAAAATAGGATTGAAAAAGTAAATGCGACAAGAATTATTGAAGGTGGTGGTGTTCTAAATTGTATGACATGGAATATCAAAAAACAAAAAACGTTTGGTAACAAAATGTAA
- a CDS encoding PEGA domain-containing protein, protein MKKSLCFSILLVLVSIYSFGQNGFIDLKSEPKGATIFIDQKLQGQTPAMLELSPGKHQIKLELDGYETSTTIVEIVSDLVLNETIKLKALGKLSITTNPQNSNIYIDGRKINKNSPVSEYLIAAGSHSIKVVNYKIDGFQDKGLSVTKNINIQSSQTQSIHFNLLDELGAVNIKSTPSAKAYFNGEYKGTAPAKFENLASGDYDIKLTAYLDEPYSEEFEISKRVAVSPKKTSTLDVNFYDQFKLGALNLTSNINNRAFLISRLNSNYNKRLETKEKAPLLTGKYELQWTDTKKNTIQFDIFEDKITSVFAPVKKIYRTDYKLSDMYKYQTKDNYFSSNYKPLPESKRVSSVGYSFKYGFRGFDDAVATDYVALPLFGLGTLGVMVAGAAESTEVLIPSAIALVVGTLLAPFYKTTKTKILQSNINKNIEQRKRVNNDYEVLLNQLLIERDEKNKRIEEENKKIKEYNNALPAVEVQYESK, encoded by the coding sequence ATGAAAAAATCTCTCTGTTTTAGTATTTTATTAGTATTAGTGTCGATTTATTCCTTTGGACAGAATGGTTTTATTGATTTAAAATCGGAGCCCAAGGGTGCAACAATCTTTATTGACCAAAAATTGCAAGGGCAAACACCGGCAATGTTAGAACTAAGTCCCGGCAAACATCAAATTAAGTTGGAACTTGATGGCTATGAAACAAGCACAACAATTGTTGAAATTGTTAGCGATTTAGTTTTAAATGAAACAATAAAACTTAAAGCGCTTGGAAAGCTGAGCATTACCACAAATCCTCAAAATTCTAACATTTATATCGATGGAAGAAAAATAAATAAAAATTCACCAGTTTCTGAATATTTAATTGCTGCTGGCAGTCATTCAATAAAAGTTGTTAATTACAAAATAGATGGATTTCAAGATAAAGGACTGAGCGTAACGAAGAATATTAACATACAATCTTCACAAACACAAAGTATTCATTTTAATCTACTTGATGAATTGGGGGCTGTAAATATAAAATCTACGCCAAGTGCCAAAGCATATTTCAATGGGGAATACAAAGGCACAGCTCCCGCAAAGTTTGAAAATCTAGCGAGCGGAGATTATGATATTAAACTGACAGCGTATCTGGATGAACCTTATTCTGAAGAGTTTGAGATTTCGAAACGCGTAGCAGTTTCACCAAAAAAAACATCCACGTTAGATGTTAATTTTTACGACCAATTTAAACTTGGGGCTTTGAACCTGACATCTAATATTAATAACAGGGCTTTTTTAATTTCGAGATTAAATAGTAATTACAATAAAAGGTTAGAAACAAAGGAAAAAGCTCCACTTCTTACTGGAAAGTATGAATTGCAATGGACAGACACCAAAAAGAATACAATACAATTTGATATTTTCGAAGATAAAATTACTTCTGTATTTGCCCCAGTGAAAAAGATTTACAGGACAGATTACAAATTATCGGACATGTATAAGTATCAAACTAAAGACAATTACTTTTCATCAAATTATAAACCCCTGCCTGAAAGTAAAAGGGTATCAAGTGTAGGATATTCCTTCAAATATGGATTTAGAGGTTTTGATGATGCAGTTGCAACAGACTATGTTGCTCTACCACTGTTTGGATTAGGTACATTAGGAGTAATGGTTGCTGGAGCGGCGGAGAGCACAGAGGTGCTAATTCCGTCTGCCATTGCGCTTGTGGTTGGGACATTGTTAGCTCCTTTTTATAAAACAACAAAAACTAAAATTTTACAATCTAATATCAATAAAAATATTGAACAAAGAAAAAGAGTCAATAATGACTACGAAGTACTATTAAATCAACTACTTATAGAGCGGGACGAAAAAAACAAGAGAATAGAAGAAGAAAACAAAAAGATTAAGGAATATAATAATGCTCTTCCGGCTGTAGAAGTTCAATATGAATCAAAATAA
- a CDS encoding PEGA domain-containing protein: MKKTLCFSILILFASIYSFGQNGFIDLKSEPKGATIFIDQKLKGQTPAILELSPGKHKIKLELDGYETSTTNVEIVSDLVLNETIRLRALGKLSITTNPQNSNIYIDGEYKGKAPGKFENLTNGDYEITLKAYLDDPYFEEFEISKRITVSPKKTTKLDINFYDQFKLGNLSLKSNISNTFNVSRIENNYKKAIQTKDSENLISTTQLLTGTYNLQWTDTKTNTTQFDIFDDKITSVFAPVKKIYKKEYNLSDMPNYQSKDNYVSSNYKPRPERKGKKGSAVYYLSGGGLGGMIISGGPEKNKGLFIASAASLAASFIWYFIEDGRANKKLKSTIKNNSEQRKRVNDDYEVLLNQLRIERDKKNKRIEEENKKIKEYNNSLPSVEVKYESK; this comes from the coding sequence ATGAAAAAAACTCTCTGTTTTAGTATTCTTATATTATTTGCGTCAATTTATTCCTTTGGACAGAATGGTTTTATTGATTTAAAATCGGAACCTAAAGGTGCAACAATCTTTATTGACCAAAAGTTAAAGGGACAAACACCTGCGATATTGGAATTAAGTCCCGGCAAACACAAAATTAAGTTGGAACTTGATGGCTATGAAACAAGCACTACAAATGTTGAAATTGTTAGCGATTTAGTTTTAAATGAAACGATAAGACTTAGAGCACTTGGAAAGCTGAGCATTACCACTAATCCTCAAAATTCTAACATTTATATTGATGGAGAATACAAAGGTAAAGCTCCAGGAAAGTTTGAAAATTTAACTAATGGGGATTATGAGATTACGCTGAAAGCATATCTAGACGACCCTTATTTTGAAGAATTTGAAATTTCAAAACGCATAACAGTATCACCTAAAAAAACAACCAAGTTAGATATAAATTTCTACGACCAATTTAAACTTGGTAATTTGAGTTTGAAATCAAATATTAGTAACACCTTCAATGTTTCAAGAATTGAAAATAATTACAAAAAAGCAATTCAAACAAAGGATAGTGAAAACCTGATTAGCACAACTCAACTTTTAACAGGAACATACAACTTGCAATGGACTGACACCAAAACAAATACAACACAATTTGATATTTTTGACGATAAAATTACTTCTGTTTTCGCCCCCGTAAAAAAAATATATAAAAAAGAATATAATTTATCTGATATGCCAAATTATCAAAGCAAGGATAATTATGTTTCCTCAAACTATAAACCTCGCCCTGAACGAAAAGGTAAAAAGGGCTCGGCCGTATATTATCTATCTGGTGGAGGTTTAGGCGGCATGATAATTTCTGGTGGACCAGAAAAAAATAAGGGTTTGTTTATAGCTTCTGCAGCATCCCTAGCAGCTTCATTTATTTGGTATTTCATAGAAGATGGAAGAGCAAACAAAAAGTTAAAATCTACAATCAAAAATAATAGTGAACAAAGAAAAAGAGTAAACGATGACTACGAAGTGCTTTTAAATCAACTGCGCATAGAGCGAGACAAAAAAAACAAACGAATAGAAGAAGAAAATAAAAAGATTAAGGAATATAATAATTCTCTTCCATCTGTAGAAGTAAAATATGAATCAAAATAA